Below is a window of Nocardioides sp. S-1144 DNA.
GAGGAGCACCGTGCCGACCACCGCGCCGATGCCGGCGCCGACCTTGTCGTCGTCGAAGAGGTAGCGCCACGCGAGGTAGCCGGCACCGACGAACAGTCCCCACGCCACGACACGGTCGATGGCGAAGGCGTAGAACCGTCGGTCGAGCTCGGCAGCGGGGTAGCTGACCGCCTCCGGAGGAGGAGCGGGGTGGTTCATCGGGCCCTCTCCAGGGATCAGGGGTGTGCGACCTGGATGGTGACGCCGTCACCGAGGTTGACCGTCGCGCCGGGAAGGACCTGCACGGCGATGCCGGGCTTGAGCTCCTCGGGGCCGAGGCCGGGCTGCACCAGCACGGTGCCGTTGGTCGAGCCCATGTCGGTCACGACGGCGCTGCCGTGGTCGGCGCCCGACCCGGGCCGGAACTCGACGTGGGTCGAGGAGATCTCGTGCAGCGGGCTCGGGACGGTGACCAGCGTCGGCTGGTCGGTGGTGGTGAAGCGCCGCGCCTCGGGGGCCCGGCCGACCAGGACCACGCGGTCGACGTCGACGACGTCGCCGTTGGAGATCATCAGCCGGGCCACCGAGCGACCGATGCTCGGCGCCATCGGCTGCCCGGCGATCCCGGGCTGCGAGCGCGCGAACTCGCCGCCGTCGACGCCGGCCTGGGTGAGCCCGTCGTGGTCGACGGGCACCACGGGTCCGGGGTCGGACAGGGCGTCGTGGGCGGGGGCCTCGTCGGCGGTCGGCGGCGCCGGCGGCACGAACGCCGGCGGCGGGGGCGGCGGGGTCGACCCGGGCCAGGCCGGCGGGGCCGGCGGCGAGGGCGGCGCCGGCGGCCAGGACGGCGCGGCGTCGGCCGGGTCCACCGGCTCGACCGGGTCGGCGTCGGCGGCGGGCTCCGGGCTGCCCATGTTGGTGGTGTCGCCGTCGTCGTCGAGCGGGGACGACTCGGCCTCGGCGAGGTCGAGCAGCTCGGTCGCCGGGGGCTCCTCGGGCTCGGGCTCGGGCTCGGGCTCCGGCTCCGGCTCCGGCTCCGGCTCGGGCTCGGGCTCCGGCTCGGCGGGCTTCTCGAGGGGCGGGCCCACGGGCGGGATGATCGTGTCGGGGTCGCCGGCGTACGGCGCCGGCACGGCGGCGGCCTCGACGACGGGCTCCGGCTCCGGCTCCGGCTCGGGCTCCGGCTCCGGCTCGGGCTCCGCGGCGACCGGCGCCAGCTCCTCCGGCTCCGCGGCGGGCGACGCCACCGACGTGGTGTGCGGCGGCAGGTCGACGCGGCCGACGCGGACCAGGCCGCCGTGGATCGGGAGGTCGTCGGCGTCGGGGTCGCCGCCGTCGACGACGACGCTCAGCGCGGTCACCTCGGCGAGCGTGCGCTCGACCCACGTGGAGACCGTGGAGCCGTCGAGCTCGAAGGTCTCACCGCCGGCGGTCACGCTCGCGTGCACCGAGGCGCCGCGGACCAGGATCTTGGTCGGGCCGTCGCCGCTGCCCACCAGCACGAAGCCCGAGAGCGCACCGAGCCCGGACTGCAGGAGGGCGTCGAGGACGTCGTCGAAGCCGGCGCCGTCGTCGATGCGCGACCACAGCTCGGCGACCCGTGCCTTCTCGGTCGCCGGCAGCACCAGGGTCGTCGCGGCCCCGAAGACGCCGAACCACGATCCGGGTCGGTAGGACCAGGTGCCCGGGTGCTCGCTCATGGCAGCGCTCCCAACTTCTGCTCGAGACTCTCGCGCTGCGCGTCGGAGTCGTACGGTCGATCGTCGGCCAATCCCACCACATCGACGACGACGGCCGTCGCGTTGTCACGTCCACCGGCCGCCACGGCGGCCGCGACGACCCGGTCGGCGGCGTCACGCGGATCGGAGGTGCTGAGCAGGATCTCGGCGATCGCGGCGTCGTCGATCATGCCGCTGACGCCGTCGGAGCACAGCATCAGCCGCTCCGCCCCCGACAGCGGCAGCACGAAGTAGTCGGCCTCGGCACTGCCCCCGCCCCCGAGCGCGCGGGTGATGATGTGCCGCTCCGGGTGCACGGCGGCGTCGTCGGCGGTGATCACCCCGGCCTCGACGAGCTCCTGGACGACGCTGTGGTCGACGCTGACCTGGTCGAGGACGCCGTCGTTGATGCGGTAGATGCGGGAGTCGCCGAGGTTGGCCAGCAGCCACTTCGGCTCGGTCGACTGCTCGATGAGCAGCGCCACGACGGCCGTGGTGCCGGCGGCGAAGTCGTGGGCACCGGCGGCGCGCTGCCCGGCGTCGTACTCGCCGATACGGGCCTGGGCGGTGCGCAGGGTCTCGGCGATGATGTCGGGGCCCCGGTTCGGGTCGTAGCCGGCGTCGGCCAGCCGGCCGAACTCCTCCACCACGAGGCGGCTCGCGACGTCGCCGCGGTCGTGGCCGCCCATGCCGTCGGCGACGACGAAGACCGGTGGGGCGACGAGGAAGGAGTCCTCGTTGACCTGGCGCACCAGTCCGACGTCGGTGGCCGCGCCGTGGTGCAGCTCGACGCCGGTCACGAGACGTCCCCGGACGCCGCGAGGCGCCCTTGTAGCGTTGAGCAGATGGCCACCAGGGACGACGCGGGGTTCCGCACGCTCGCCGACCAGCTGCGCAGCTGGAGCGACGAGCGCGTCGCACGACTGCTCACCGCCCGACCCGACCTGACCACACCCGCCCCTCACGACTTCGGACAACTGGCGTCTCGTGCCGCGGTCCGTGCGTCGCTCTCGCGCGCACTCGACACCCTGACCCGACTCGAGCTCTCCGTGCTTGATGCCCTCGTGGTCGCCGGTCAAACCACGGCCGCCGACGTGCGCTCCATCATCCTCGCCGAGCCGGCCGCTGTCGACGCGACGCTCGGGCGACTGGTCGACCTGGCGCTGGTGTGGCACACGCGCGACGGCGGGCTCCGCGTGCTCTCCGGCGTGGCCGACGCCCTGGCGTCGGGTCCCGGCGCCAGCGGGCTGCGGCCGCGCTCGGCCGACGCCCCCGCTCCCGAGGTCGTCGCGGCCCGGCTGGCGGAGGTCTCCCCCGCCGCCCGGGCGATGCTCGAGCACGTCGTGGACGCCGGCGGCGAGGCCACCGGCGGCTCGGCCCGGCTCACCGTCCTCCCCGAGGACGCCGCCACCCCGGCCGAGGAGCTCATCGCCCGCCGTCTCCTCCTCCCCCGCACCGGCGGCGGCCTGCTGGTCGCACCCGGCGAGGTCGGGCTGGCCCTGCGCGGGGGCCGCACGACGACCGAGCCGGTCGACGTCGTCCCGCCGATCGCGGTGGCCGAGCGGTCGGCGGCGCTGGTCGACCGCACCGCGGCCGGCGCGGCGTTCGAGATCGTCCGGCAGGTCGAGCTGCTGCTCGACCAGTGGGGCGCGCACCCACCGCACGTGCTGCGCAGCGGCGGGCTGGGCGTCCGCGACCTCAAGGCGGCGACCTCCCTCCTGGCCGTCGACGAGCAGCGCGCGGCGCTGGTCGTCGAGACGGCGTCGGTCGCCGGGCTGCTGGGCCACCGTGCCGACGCCGACGGCAACTCGGTCTGGGTCCCCACCGACGCCTTCGACGCCTGGATCGCCGAGGCCCCGGCCGCGCGCTGGGCGACCCTGGTGCGGGCGTGGCTCGAGAGCCCACGCCTGCCGGGGATGGTCGGCACCCGCGACCCGGCCGGCAAGACGTGGAACGCCCTCGCGCCCGAGCTGGCGTCGTACGCGATGGCCGAGGCGCGCGCCGGGACGCTCGAGGCCCTCGCCTCGCTGCCCCCGGGCCAGGTCCTGGCCGCCGGCACCGGGTTGCCGTCGCTGGTCGAGCAGGTGGCGTGGCACCGGCCGCGCCGGCCGCGCTCGCGCGCCCAGCAGGTCGCGTGGGCGATGTCGGAGGCGGCGGCGTTCGGCGTGGTCGGGCTCGACGCGCTGGCGTCCTACGCCCGGGTGCTCGTGGCCGGCGACGACCCCGTGCCGGCGCTCGCCGGGCTGCTGCCCGAGCCGGTCGACCACGTGCTGATCCAGGCCGACCTGACCGCCGTCGCGCCCGGCCCGCTCGAGGCGGCGCTGGCGCGGCAGCTCCAGCTCGTCGCCGACGTCGAGTCCCGCGGCGGCGCGACGGTCTACCGCTTCACGCCCGGCTCGGTGCGCCGCGCGCTCGACGTCGGCTGGACCGCCGTCGAGGTGCACGCCTTCCTCGACGAGGTCTCCCGCACGCCGGTCCCGCAACCGCTGACCTACCTCGTCGACGACACCGTGCGCACCTTCGGCACGGTGCGCGTCGGGCACGCCGAGGCGTTCCTGCGCGCCGACGACGAGTCGGCGCTGAGCGAGCTGCTCCACCACCCGCAGTCGCGCGGGCTCGGGCTGCGGCGGATCGCCCCGACCGTGCTCATCAGCACCATCCCGGTCGAGGTGCTGCTCCCCCGCCTCCGCGACCTCGGGGTCGCTCCCGTCGTCGAGTCGCCCGACGGCACGGTCCAGGTGCTGCGGCCCGACGTGCTCCGGGCCCGCACCCCCAAGGACCGCGGCCCGTCGCTGCGGTCGGTGCGCGGCTCGGCCCGGGTCGCCTCGGTGGTCGCCGCGATCCGCTCCGGCGACCGGGTCGCCGCGGTCCGGCCGACCACCCCGACGACGCCGCTGACGCCGTCCGGAGCGCTGGCGGCGCTGCGCGAGGCGATCGAGGCCCGCGTCACCGTCCTGATCGGCTACGTCGACAACCAGGGCGTCTCCTCCGAGCGGGTCGTCGACCCCCGCACGATCGAGGGCGGGTCGCTGCAGGCCTACGACCACCGCGCCGACGACGTCCGCGCGTTCGCGGTGCACCGGATCACGACCGTGCGCCCGCTGTCGCCGTCGGCCTGAGCGCCCCGGGGCCTAGAACCCGGTCGTGCACCAGGGCTCGGGGCCGACGTCGGCCATCCGGGCCCACCGCTGCACCGCGGACGACTCGCCGAGCAGGCGCCCGGCCGCGGCCAGCACGTCGGTGGTGACGCCGCCGAGGTAGAGCGCACCGAGGGTGTCGGCGGACAGCCGGAGGTCGGCGGCGTCCTCGGTGGCCCCGACCCGGGCGACGCCGTCCACGACCTCGACCCGCCACCGCCCGGCGGCGTGGCCGAGCGCGTCGTCGACGTCGAGCACGACCGAGCCGTCGGCACCCCACGCGCGGGCGCCGAGGGCCGCGGGGACGTCGAGCACCCGCACCCAGAGCAGGTCCGCGACCTTCGTCGTGGTCACGACGCGCGGGTCGGTGAGCGCCCAGTCGAGGACGCCGGACAGCGGGGCGCGCCGCCAGCGCGCCTGCTCGACCAGGTCGATGTCGGCCAGCTGCCGCCACAGCGCCAGCTGCACCTCCGGGGTCAGCCCGACCAGGTCGACCACGTCGATGGTCTCGCGGCCCTCGACCTGGCCGGCCAGGCTCCACAGCGCGTAGCCGTCGGCGGCGCCGCCGGCGTCGAGGTGGAGGACGGCGCGCAGCTTGCGGTTCTCGCTGCCGGACTCCCAGTCGAAGGCGCCGGTGAGGATGGACTCGTAGAACTGCGGGCGGCCCACCGCCCCGCGCGTGGCCGCGGCGTGGGCGGCGAAGACCCGCCGCACGTGCGGCCAGGCCGTCGCGGGGTCGACGAGCGTGAAGGTGCCCGGCGGCGCGGGCTCACGGCGCAGGGCGAAGCGGGCGCCGAGGTCGACGACGACGTGGCGCAGCCGGGTGCCGAGGCCGAAGCCGAAGCGGCCGTAGATGCTGCCCTCGGACACGGTGAGCGCGGCCAGCGGTCGCCCCTGGGCCACCGCGTGGGCCAGGTCGTCGGTCATCAGCCGGCGGGCCAGGCCGCGGCGCCGGTGGGTGGGCGCGACGGTCACGTCGGTGATCATGTGCAGCGGCAGCGACCGGCCCGGCGCCACCGTGATCTCCCCCTGCCAGCTCGCCAGGGTCCCGACCGGCACCTCGGCGCCGGGCAGCGTGGTCTCGGGACGCCAGGCCCCGGCGACGCGGGCGGACTGGGCGACGGCGTTGTCGACCAGGCGCCGGGTGCGGCCGTCGTCGGGGCGGGCCTCGAGGAAGCTGCGGTGCACGGCCTCGCTCCAGGCCTCCACCCGCGCGCGACCGGCCTCGGACTCGTCACCGACGTCGAGGACGCCGTGCAGCAGCTCGGACATGCCGTCGACCCTACGGCCGCCCGCCGCCTCCGTAGACTCGTGCGGTGAACACCGGCCCGCTCATCGTCCAGTCGGACAAGACCCTCCTGCTCGAGATCGACCACGAGCAGGCGGCCGACTGCCGCAAGGCGATCGCGCCGTTCGCCGAGCTCGAGCGCTCCCCCGAGCACGTCCACACCTACCGGCTGACGCCGCTGGGGCTGTGGAACGCCCGCGCGGCCGGGCACGACGCCGAGCAGGTCGTCGACATCCTGCTCACCTACAGCCGCTACGCCGTCCCGCACTCGCTGCTCGTCGACGTCGCCGAGACGATGGCGCGCTACGGCCGGCTGCGCCTGGAGAAGCACCCGGTGCACGGCCTGGTGCTCGCCAGCAACGACCGGCCGGTGCTCGAGGAGGTGCTGCGCGCCAAGAAGATCGCCGGGATGCTCGGCAACCGGATCGACGACGACACCGTCGCCGTCCACGCCTCCGAGCGCGGCAACCTCAAGCAGGCGCTGCTCAAGCTGGGGTGGCCGGCGGAGGACTTCGCCGGCTACGTCGACGGCGAGGCCCACGCGATCGCGCTCGACGAGACCGAGTGGCACCTGCGCGACTACCAGCGCCAGGCGGCCGACTCGTTCTGGCACGGGGGCTCGGGCGTCGTCGTCCTGCCCTGTGGCGCCGGCAAGACCCTGGTCGGCGCCGCGGCCATGGCCCACGCCCAGGCGACCACGCTGATCCTGGTCACCAACACCGTGAGCGCGCGGCAGTGGAAGGACGAGCTGATCAAGCGCACCTCGTTGACCGAGGACGAGATCGGCGAGTACTCCGGCACCGTCAAGGAGATCCGGCCGGTCACCATCGCGACCTACCAGGTGATGACGACCAAGCGCGGCGGCGCCTACCGC
It encodes the following:
- a CDS encoding FHA domain-containing protein gives rise to the protein MSEHPGTWSYRPGSWFGVFGAATTLVLPATEKARVAELWSRIDDGAGFDDVLDALLQSGLGALSGFVLVGSGDGPTKILVRGASVHASVTAGGETFELDGSTVSTWVERTLAEVTALSVVVDGGDPDADDLPIHGGLVRVGRVDLPPHTTSVASPAAEPEELAPVAAEPEPEPEPEPEPEPEPVVEAAAVPAPYAGDPDTIIPPVGPPLEKPAEPEPEPEPEPEPEPEPEPEPEPEEPPATELLDLAEAESSPLDDDGDTTNMGSPEPAADADPVEPVDPADAAPSWPPAPPSPPAPPAWPGSTPPPPPPAFVPPAPPTADEAPAHDALSDPGPVVPVDHDGLTQAGVDGGEFARSQPGIAGQPMAPSIGRSVARLMISNGDVVDVDRVVLVGRAPEARRFTTTDQPTLVTVPSPLHEISSTHVEFRPGSGADHGSAVVTDMGSTNGTVLVQPGLGPEELKPGIAVQVLPGATVNLGDGVTIQVAHP
- a CDS encoding PP2C family protein-serine/threonine phosphatase, whose translation is MTGVELHHGAATDVGLVRQVNEDSFLVAPPVFVVADGMGGHDRGDVASRLVVEEFGRLADAGYDPNRGPDIIAETLRTAQARIGEYDAGQRAAGAHDFAAGTTAVVALLIEQSTEPKWLLANLGDSRIYRINDGVLDQVSVDHSVVQELVEAGVITADDAAVHPERHIITRALGGGGSAEADYFVLPLSGAERLMLCSDGVSGMIDDAAIAEILLSTSDPRDAADRVVAAAVAAGGRDNATAVVVDVVGLADDRPYDSDAQRESLEQKLGALP
- a CDS encoding helicase C-terminal domain-containing protein, which translates into the protein MATRDDAGFRTLADQLRSWSDERVARLLTARPDLTTPAPHDFGQLASRAAVRASLSRALDTLTRLELSVLDALVVAGQTTAADVRSIILAEPAAVDATLGRLVDLALVWHTRDGGLRVLSGVADALASGPGASGLRPRSADAPAPEVVAARLAEVSPAARAMLEHVVDAGGEATGGSARLTVLPEDAATPAEELIARRLLLPRTGGGLLVAPGEVGLALRGGRTTTEPVDVVPPIAVAERSAALVDRTAAGAAFEIVRQVELLLDQWGAHPPHVLRSGGLGVRDLKAATSLLAVDEQRAALVVETASVAGLLGHRADADGNSVWVPTDAFDAWIAEAPAARWATLVRAWLESPRLPGMVGTRDPAGKTWNALAPELASYAMAEARAGTLEALASLPPGQVLAAGTGLPSLVEQVAWHRPRRPRSRAQQVAWAMSEAAAFGVVGLDALASYARVLVAGDDPVPALAGLLPEPVDHVLIQADLTAVAPGPLEAALARQLQLVADVESRGGATVYRFTPGSVRRALDVGWTAVEVHAFLDEVSRTPVPQPLTYLVDDTVRTFGTVRVGHAEAFLRADDESALSELLHHPQSRGLGLRRIAPTVLISTIPVEVLLPRLRDLGVAPVVESPDGTVQVLRPDVLRARTPKDRGPSLRSVRGSARVASVVAAIRSGDRVAAVRPTTPTTPLTPSGALAALREAIEARVTVLIGYVDNQGVSSERVVDPRTIEGGSLQAYDHRADDVRAFAVHRITTVRPLSPSA
- a CDS encoding GNAT family N-acetyltransferase codes for the protein MSELLHGVLDVGDESEAGRARVEAWSEAVHRSFLEARPDDGRTRRLVDNAVAQSARVAGAWRPETTLPGAEVPVGTLASWQGEITVAPGRSLPLHMITDVTVAPTHRRRGLARRLMTDDLAHAVAQGRPLAALTVSEGSIYGRFGFGLGTRLRHVVVDLGARFALRREPAPPGTFTLVDPATAWPHVRRVFAAHAAATRGAVGRPQFYESILTGAFDWESGSENRKLRAVLHLDAGGAADGYALWSLAGQVEGRETIDVVDLVGLTPEVQLALWRQLADIDLVEQARWRRAPLSGVLDWALTDPRVVTTTKVADLLWVRVLDVPAALGARAWGADGSVVLDVDDALGHAAGRWRVEVVDGVARVGATEDAADLRLSADTLGALYLGGVTTDVLAAAGRLLGESSAVQRWARMADVGPEPWCTTGF
- a CDS encoding DNA repair helicase XPB, whose protein sequence is MNTGPLIVQSDKTLLLEIDHEQAADCRKAIAPFAELERSPEHVHTYRLTPLGLWNARAAGHDAEQVVDILLTYSRYAVPHSLLVDVAETMARYGRLRLEKHPVHGLVLASNDRPVLEEVLRAKKIAGMLGNRIDDDTVAVHASERGNLKQALLKLGWPAEDFAGYVDGEAHAIALDETEWHLRDYQRQAADSFWHGGSGVVVLPCGAGKTLVGAAAMAHAQATTLILVTNTVSARQWKDELIKRTSLTEDEIGEYSGTVKEIRPVTIATYQVMTTKRGGAYRHLELLDARDWGLIVYDEVHLLPAPIFRMTANLQARRRIGLTATLVREDGREGDVFSLIGPKRFDAPWKDIEAQGWIAPADCVEVRVTLPTSERLVYAVAEPEERYRLASCTHEKIQVVRDLVAAHGDQPTLVIGQYIDQLDELAEKLDAPVIKGETPVKERQRLFEAFRSGEIGLLVVSKVANFSIDLPSAEVAIQVSGSFGSRQEEAQRLGRLLRPKDDGKTAHFYTIVSRDTVDADFAQNRQRFLAEQGYAYRIVDAEDLPA